The following nucleotide sequence is from Populus nigra chromosome 15, ddPopNigr1.1, whole genome shotgun sequence.
atttaaaacaaaaaacattttgaaaaacaatctttatAATCTATAAAAGTTGAATTTAATacaaataaacacataaaataaatgatttaaaaattgaatataatttcaacgcttgacattttttttttatataaaattcgttaagttttatttatacttCTAAGTTTATCCCATGTAcaataagatataatttaaaaatacatattgtgaaattttctaaattaaattaaattattacatcttaaacatttttaacaataattataaaCAACTCAATCAATGGGTTAACTCCGATTTAACAAAAAGGAGTCAACATCACAACGATGTCAAAAATGTTATCTGATATTGAGAAATTCAATTCAATCGAAACTGAAACgaaaaacttgaaaaactaCAAGGATTAAAATACACTTTACCATAGTTCCTTATCCCTTTACACCCTTAAAAACCAAAGGGTGAAAGAACACAGCTGTATCCACAATCAACGGTCCAAACTCACCCATCAGAAAATCCAACTCCAAATCCCAAAATCCAACAGCCCATATTTACTCAAACTGTCCAGTCAACCCTGCCTTGAAATAATAACTACACATCAGATGACATGGTCATCTCCCCGCCCCCCCGCCCCCCCGTCCCTCTGAACTAAAGCTTCACTCCCCCTTTCTCTTTTCAGctccttcccttttcttttttttaaaaaaagaataagaaaaatcgTCTCTAGTCTAGGGTTTTCTCagcttgattttgatgttattcTATCTATAGAAACTTCCTGTGATGGAGGTTTGAGAGGACATTTTGGTAATTAGTAACCGCTGAGAGGCGTTGTTGATGGTTTTGAGGAAGGAGAGTTAGGGTTTTGAGAGATGGATGACTCTTCATGGAAGGTTAAATGTAGCTCTGCTACACTGCAGCAGCCTTTAATGGCTACTCCTTCTTCAACAACGCCTCAAGAAGCTCGAAATCAGGTGTGCTTTTTGTATTGCGTGAGGGCTTTGTAGTCTTTATGTAGTTTAGGGTTTCACGCATTGATTATTTCTTGCTTGTTACAGTTCTCTTTCACTGCTCTTCGTGCTTGTGTGTTAGTTCCTTCACTGCACTCttgaagtatttttctttttatatcttaattttttgtatttgattttgtgaattattttctgtCTCGAAGAAATTGTGATACAGACTGTAAATATATTTGACATTTGCTACTGCTTAGTGCTGAGAAAgagaattttgaatttgtttgaaATGTTGGAGGTGATATGCTTAGGTTGGCAAATGGCCGCTGAGGTTTGGTGATGATAGGGTTTAGTGTTTTTCAGCAGAGGGCGAGTGTAAAAGGAGAATGAGGGAGAACGAGGAGAGGGTTTTTTGGGGTGAGAGATGTTGGAATGCTATGAACATTCAAATCGCAGAAGGAGAGTTAGACTACAGCAGTGAATTGTGTGACcttgttgtttttgttaatattattagtgGGTTTCtgtgtttatgttatttttttccctgttgGTTGCTAGGAATTTACTTGTGAATGATGCgatctttttattgtttgaaattttgattcaaGTTACTGTATGCTAGAAGGTGTGgttttgattattgttgttattcttATTTAACGTTTCTCTTCTGGTTAAATGCAGCTGGAGGTGAACTCGGGTCAATATTTTTATCCTCATGCTGGACATGATTTGAGATCACAAGGTCGTGGAAGGATGCCGGATTCCATGGTTTCCAATAATCCCAATTTAAGTTCCTATTCGGGCAATTGTGACCTTGGAAATTCATTTCTGGCTCTCCTATCTGGCCCAGCATCATTTTCCCCGTGTGATTTCCATGAATTACCAAATCCTAAACAATTTAGTGCCTCTAGTAGAGTTCCTTCTGAAGACACTGGTTCATTGTTTAATGCTTTTGGAAGTCGGGCTCCATTGATGTCAAGTAGGATACCATCAGAAAATTCAAGCAATCAAAACCAGAGAAATGGAGCAAATCCAGTTGTTTCATCCAAGTGTGCATCTACTTCCAATTCTGTTCTGCAACATTGTCTCCAGGGTGCAAACTTTGCTATGCATAGTTCAGACCTGGCTAAGGCAGTCATCCATTATAAGGTTTCTGATAATGAGAAGGTAAAAGATTTCTCTTCTCTGAGAGGGGAATGGCGGAGTACTAACCCTGCAAATGCTGTAAAGCTCCCAGATACAAACTGTCAAATGCCAGGAAAATTAGCATTAGAACCAGAGCTTTCTGTTTCTAAGAATTCATCTGCTCTTTCTAACCAGTACCCTCGTGTATTTTGTTTGGGTAAAAGTGAGTGCTTGATACATGTTGCTCCTTGTTTTTAGTTGATTAATATTATGTTGCAAGCTTTCACCTGGAATCTAATTTCTATCAACCtgaaaggtggagagctacttCTGAGCAGTACAGGACTCCTAGGCATTCTTTGCTCATGTCATTGCTTCCACATGTCTGTATCCAAGTTTTGTGAGGTAAGTTCTTTCAACCTTGTATCACGTTCATGTTTTGTACATTATGTTATGTATTGCTGTCTTGTCAACCACATTTGATAGCTTTTGGCATTTATTCCTGCTTTGATCTAACTGCTTTTATTACACAGCATTCAGGATTATGGAATGTTAACCCTGGAGTTGCTGTTCATATGGAGAATGGAGAGACCGTTGCTCAGTGGCGTAAGCTCTACTTCCAGAAATTTGGGGTATGATGTTTATGCtgcttttaattattgtttcttgTAAGGAATTGATTTTGTGCTTAAATTGTCTACACGCACTTGTGTCCCTGTATCTGTCCGGACATGTGCTGTGGTATAAATGCAGGGAAATGCTAAATTTGTATGAATAGAAAATTAGGCTTGTGATTGCATTATACCTACTATGTTAGTGCATTTGTTCTGGAACTTATCATCTTAAATCTGCCAGTCAATTAGACCAATACTACACTGCAAGTTTGCCACAAGTACCATGTATGAGAATTTTGATGGTTAGTGTAGATATGAAATCAATAACATTTTCTGAGGAGTGTCTAATTTCTTTGTCTACAAATTCTGTAGGAGGACTCCTCTTTATGTGCTCAGTGTTGCTACCGAGTTCATTCCTCTTCACAAAAGAAGATTTTTTATAATGCAACTGGTGGAAATATGAATTCTTAAAATAtcagtgatttaaaaaaaaaaaaaatttcatgtttttgcCTGACTGCCAACAACTTGGTTATGGAAAAGAAGCCTAGGTGAATGTCATAGACTGAATAGGCCTGGTATTGCTGGAGTgattattaaatatttcaagGACAATAACATTCTTGGGAAAAAAACTGTTGTACCATTAAAAGTGATCTATGGGGGGTTTGGACCCTTTTGATATCAATGTAGGTGATAAAACAGCATGTAAAGATGGGTTGGCCTTTCGTGATTCTAGTGTCATGATGCAGGTTGTTGTCATGAGATGCGTTTGCAATTGCCCTTGTATGTTGCCATAATTGCTTTAATTCATGTtgccacatatatatatatatatatatatatatatatatatatatattacagacACAAGTGCAGGTTGGCTTCCCATTATATTGATGCCTTTCAACCATAATGTTTATTCTAACGTTGTAGTTTGTCATAGACTGGATGGTGATATTTCTTATTGGCATGTGTTTGAAGCAACGAGAACACTGGATGGTGATGTTTTTATGGTGCTTTAGATCAGGGTTCCAGAAGATCAGAGTGGGTGGGACTGGCCTGAAGGATTACCCTTGACTGCTAGTTTGGTGCAATCCAGTGTGCCTCTTCCTCTGTCCAAGCATTCTGACTGCAATCATCTGGTTGGGTCTTCTGAAGGTTTAGTGAGGTCTGGACAGCCTATCGACAGTGTTGTTTTTCCAAAGAATCCCCTTACAGACCATAACTTAAACCAGAATCcagtttttgatgttttagacAAACAGAAGAGAAATGGTCAAGGTGGTAACAATTTTCTTGGGTTGGCTGGCACCTTGCTCAGCAATTTACATGGTGTGGGGAATAACACACTACATGGTGTGACAGATAGCACTATCTCTAGGTGTACAATTATGCCTACTTTTGTTGGCAAAGGACCTGAGAATGGTAGCCAGTCCATATCTGCATATATTGACAATATTGTGAAGAGTGGTAGTTTTTCAACCACCAATTCTGCGCTGCAAAATGCAAGAACTCTTTTTAGATGTTCTGATGTCAGCAGAGCTAAAGATGAAAAGCATTGTGTAATTATAGACAAGGATGCTGCTTCTTCAAGCATAGAGTTGAGGCTTGGGCAACCAAATGAGCAGAATTGGTCTTCAGGAAATCCAGTTCTATCAGCAGTTGGGCCACCATCATGCAACTCTCTTGTGAATTCACATAAGCCAAGTACCAGAGAGCAGATGATTCATTATGGTGTGTTGTAACAATCTTTCTACTTAACTCGTTATCTATAGTGTATGTGTTAGTCCATTATTGTCATACATCATTTTTACCATTATGGATTAGTAATCAATTCACTATTATTCACTGAATTATACAGTGACCAGTTGTGGGGGAGATGGGGAATCCAGACAAGGTCTTCCTCATGTAGCTGGCCTGTTAAATTCTGCAAGGGAACAAGACCAGTTGAACTATGGACGCAGTGCAATCAAGAATACGATTAATGTTGgcaaaatagaaaattttaaaggcCAGTTGGCTAAGAGCACAGTGTTTTTACCATTTAAACACTTTAATAGTCCACTGGAGGGTAACTCATACTCCAGATCTACTAGTAATGTTGTCAATAGCACTGAGCATATTGTGCATGAAACATTACATAGCGAATCTCATGCTGTCAAGTACCCAGGCAATGTCCCCTTGAATGGTGGAAATGGTTTAGAAAGGCAAAGGACTGACCCTGAGTTTGGTTTCTCCAGACCTAGAGACAAGGGTAAAGGCGTGGGGTGTCTTACTGGTAACTCTTTTGATGAATCAAATTTGGTGTCTAAAATGCATAATTGGAAGAAAAATCCAAGCTCTTTTTCAGAAGTCATAAATGGAAACATTTGTGCTGCTTTTCCCATGATGCATGAAAAGAATCACTTTCCAAATCACTTGTCTAGCATACCACTGGAAGCATCTGATGCTGGGAGCTTGTCTAACTATCTTGATAAGGTTCCTTCTTTTGGTACTGTTGATCGTGTCTTCCCTGGATCCTTGGGTTCGTCTATGGGTTCTGGGCAAAGTTTTCCATCACAAGCAGTTCCATTGGGTTCAGGGCTGACTCCGGCCATGTTGAAACAAGATGGAATTAGTGCAAGCCCTTATTTACTTGATGATAATCTAAGATTGCTTGCATTTAGGCAGATATTGGAATTATCGAAGCAGCAACATGAGATGTCTCCCCATGGAAAGAATCCAGAACAAGATAGATGTGTCAAACTACAGCATTCTCTGTTTGAACCAGCAGCATCTGGATTAAATCGACACGAGACTACTTTTATTAGTAAACAGAATGTTTCAGAAGTTTCCATGAAATCAACCCAATCTACTCCTACTGTTAAGATGGGTGATGATGTTGCTAAATTTGCTCATGTGACAGGCAAGTGTGAAACTTTGGTGTGTATTCATGTAACATGTTTGTATTATCTTCCTCTAATTCTTCAATCTTGTTGTAACGCTGAAGTTTTTCTGCCATGATGGGGACTCTTGATGCTAAAAAGCTTTTCTGCTCATATAGGTTTGAGCAACTGGTGCAATTTCTCAACATTGACACAAGGAAGGCCATTTTATAGTCAAGAAAATGACAAGCATTGTCAACTTTCTCATGGTCATCTTCAAAATGAACAGCCCTCATTGAGGttagtttatgtttttgttgtAGGGATTAAAGTTGCAAGTAACCATTTTGTTCTTTGAGATTGCCATTCATTTGAATATCAAGATTTTGAACGTTCCTCGCAACTTTTAATGTCTTTTTGGGGTTTTAGCCTCATCCACAGATATTATTCTCCCACAGTTTGCTGGcaatatcaataatttttttgttgtcagTGTTTAGTGAACATTTCAACTGACAAGGTGgatcaaatatttgatatcgTAGTAATAAGGATCATTACTAGGGTATGATTGTTGGGTCTGGTGATTGACCAAAAAACTTGCTCTAAATGCGTTACCCCCATTCTTTCACATCAGTTCTGCTGTCATCAATTTTGTCTTGCTGCTCCAACTTCACATATAGCTCAGTAGTTGTGACTTCACTCAGTTTTTTGTGTGAACTTGCTGGCTTTTCTATATCTGCCGTGCGGATTTTACTGGTATCTTTGATTTAATGCCAGGATACTAATAGTACTATTTATTCAAATGTCACAGACTTGGCAGGAATGAACACAACATCACTGATTCAAATGAGCCTGAAAGCTGCTGTCAGATAAAGCAATATTTTCAAACTTACTGCAGATGTGCAGCACATACGAAATGTTTAGGAGGGAAATGTGGAGGTGGTAATCATCCTAATTCCTTCAGAGAACCTATGCGAGGTGTTGGTGGAAAAATCCCTGCTTTGATGGCTTCACAAATTGCTAAAGATAACATCATTCCACGTGAAAATACTATTTCCTTAGATCACTGTGGAAAATTGAAGGGGCAAGCACCTAAGAATATCAGTTGCACCTCTCAGTGGAAAGATGTGCCAAGCAAGAAAAACAATGTCTGCCAGGGGGCTCGTGTAGACCAATCAGCTGGCAACTTGGACAGACGACAACATGAATCAGGTCATCTTGGAGACACAGCTGCTAAGTGTTCCAGTGGAGCAGTGCACGTGGTTGACTCCTTCAGAGAGCAAGAAATATCTAATATATCTTCTGGATGTTCTACCCCTGCTGTTACTCAGGCATCAAATGAGGTTAACAAAGTGGATTCTTCAATGGCTGTTACTGGAATTGCTAGCTGCATGAAACATCTTATAGTTGATGAAGGATCAGGCATTGATAAATGCTGGTCATCAGACGATGCTGTTGAAAGTGACAGAAGTGCTGGCTTCTGTGGCTCTACTTGTAAGACAAGACTGTGGAAAGATGGATCTTCAAAAGTCATTAACAATCAATCATCTCGAAGTCTTCTTGATGAGGTTAAGCTCATGGATTCCTTGACATGGAAGAGAGGCCGAAATCAAATCCAGGCTGAGGTTACTGTTCTTGAGAAAACCAATCATCCTCCTGAACCTGAAAGGGGCTTTAAAACTGCAAAGAggaagagagaaacaaaaccAGAGATGCTGGATGCATCACGAGGCACCGCTGGTCATGCAGTGCAGGATAAATATCCTGAGTGTGATGAAACTGCCAATCAGCGCTGTTTATCCAAAGATGCCCACATTGTTTCATCTGGCCTAGAAATGCCTTACACTTCTCGTGTATCCTCTATAAAACCTAATTCCAATGGAAAGTCTATAACGTCCCTGTCCAAACCACTTTCTCGTAAGAGAGATTTACAAGAACTTTATAATGGAAGGGACGGAGAGGATGAGGATGGGGAAGAATTAAATGATAATGCTTCTTCATGTAAAATCATTGAGGTTTCAGGCAGAAAGAAATTCAGAAAGAGCAGGACTTCTGATGGTTGCGCACAATCTCAGACACTAGAGCCAACTTGTGCTGTTGGTGAAAAAACTATGAGGTGTGCTCCAGTGAGTCATCTGAAGGTGTCTTTGAGTCAACAGTCGAGTGTTTGTTACAGGAAGCCAAGGCCAGTGGTGTGTGGGAAGTATGGTGAGATATCTAATGGAGAAATGGTTGGAGATCTACCAAAACCAGCCAAAATTGTTTCTCTTGATACGATACTTGGAACTGCGAAAAAATGCACACctcccaaaaacaaaaaacctacAATAACTTCTGTGAGGGAGTTGAAGAAGACAGGCTTTGGTTCGACTAATGCATGCAGATCCTCCCATATGAAGAAAGAAAGTGAAGGCAATGATGCTTCAGGTTTTGACGAGATGATATTTTGCAATTCTGTCAAAGAGAGGGAGACTGCATCTGTTGGACAGGACAAGCATTTTGCTGATGAGTTGTTGGTGTTGAAAGAGGGAAACAGCAAAACTGAGGGAGGTTGTGGTATTTTAGGCAGTAGTGCTCACACTCAGTCAAAGCCAAAGTTCAAGGAAATTCGTAGACGCAGCCTTAACGAGCTTACTTTGAAaggtaattttgatttttttttctttatcacgTTCAAGTAATATACGTTTCCATCTATTCAATGGAAGAATAAGTAGACTAGAAGTAAGACGGATTAGTGTACTCTGAAAATTAAGCCACGTACCAGAATTTCAATGGCTGTCTTGGAGTAGAAATCCAGCTCATGTGTCTTGTGAGCATGCATGTTTGTTGGTATTCAATCCAGAGTTGTATTTTAGTCCATGTTTGAGAGCTCCTTTCAGTGAACAAAATCTCCTGTTTTTTTTACTCCATTGATGTTGTTCCTTTTCAGGAATGAGTTCCTGTTCTGTGAAGATTTCACATAAGAACATTTTGAAATGTGGACAAAACATGAAAGATGGGAAAATTATAAAGAGTTCTGAAGATTCTAATTGTCGCACACATGAATCAGGCGAAGTCAATGCCAAAAGGTGAGCAAGTAAATTAATATTCAGAGTTAATAAATCTAACGTTTCTTCTATTTAATGCAGCTTCAGATTTTAGTAAATATTTAATTGGGGACATTGCTTAGAAACTATAACTCTTTAATTTTGTATGTTAATTGGTTGTGTTTCAGAAATATTCTAGAGCGAGAGCACTTGTCTGCTACGGATTCAGATTCATTTTGCTGTGTCTGTGGAAGCTCAAATAAAGATGAAGTTAATTGCTTACTAGAGTGTGGTCAATGTCTAATCAAAGTATGTAGCTGTTAAATTATTTCAGATCAATTTCTTCTGTGTTTCTCCTAACTATTCTGTCACACTGATGAGTTTCTTGATAAGTAGGTACACCAGGCTTGCTATGGCATTTCCAGAGTGCCTAAAGGTCACTGGTATTGCAGACCTTGCCGAACTGGTGCAAAAAATACTGTAAGAAATATGGTTCTTGGATAAACTCTCAATTAACTATCAGCTACGCTTTTATGTGCGTTGTTCTGTCCAAAGTTTTCCTTATCCTTGCCATTTTTCTGCACTCTATACTTCTTCCTCGTTTCATGGGTTGCTTCCCAATTTTTCACATGTTATGTTAATGATGAATGAGATTTTGCTCTTGCCCAATTTCCCCTTTCAACCATCTGTTGAGAGTATCTAAGAACAATGATTTAGTCCCTCTTTTGTTTGTTAGTGAAtgacattataataaataaactgttaaattatatttgtcatgGAGTTTTGTACTCATGCACCCCATTTTCTGTAGCCAGTTTGATTACTTATTGTGCGTTTATCAGCATTTTTCTTCTATGTTGTATCTTGTGATTTTCTAATGCCTTCTAATTTGTTATAATCCAGGTTTGTGTTCTTTGTGGTTATGGAGGTGGGGCCTTGACCCAGGCACTTCGGAGTCATGCAATAGCGAAAAGCCTTTTGAAAGCTTGGAGCTTTGAAACAGAAAGCAGGCCTAAGAATTCAGATTCTTCTGCCGTAACATTACAGGATGAATTTAGCAAGTTGCACGCCTCGGGATTTGTGCATGGAAATAACTCTTATCCAGTTTTAAGACCTGAAAATATCGAGTCATCCACTCCATCTGTTTGGAGTATTGATATGCAGAAGCAATTGAATAATTTACGGAATTCCTTGTCTTGTGTTGGTAATCTGAAGGTACATAACAGCATTACAGCTGGAGTACTTGATTCCACTGTTAAGCAGTGGGTTCACATGGTTTGTGGCCTTTGGACTCCTGGGACACGATGCCCAAATGTTGATACCATGAGTGCTTTTGACGTGTCAGGTGCTTCACACCCTAGAGCAAACACGGTAAACATTGAAATTGAACTTGTAGGATGTATGTTTAATAGCCTGCAGTTCCAAAGTTGCAATTGTTAGGATAAATTGTACAGATAATCACACTTCTAACCATATTTTTCCTAACTGGGAAATTTAAGCTTGTAAAAATGTGAGATCATTACCTCCTGAGATAGAGCCCATGGCAATGCCATTATCAGTGGACTATAGTTAGAACTTCGCAGTTCGTTGATGAATCTATTTTATGCATTTCATCCCACTTTGCATATGAAATGacatttatcttttaacagcTTGCTGTATAGATTCCATAGCTAATGATCTCGTGGTGTGATTATCCAAATTCTGTTAATGAAAACAAGGAAAAACTGAATTAATAACATGGTTATCAAATGAGCCAATGGGCTTGTTAAGTTCCTTGGTATATGAAAACACTTTGCTTACCTGCATCTTTTTTTCATAATGATTCAAGTTTATATAGATTTGAGAAAACAAACTCTATATGTAGGATTCAAAAATTTCCACCAGATTctattcatttaaattatcaattgaTGTATTCATTTCCATGTTTATCATTTCTTTCCTAGGTTTGCTCCATGTGTAATAGACCTGGTGGCTCATGCATACAATGCAGGGTTGCGAACTGCTctgttcaatttcatccttggtGTGCTCATCAGAAGGTACTCTACTTTATTTGGTTTACGCATTAAAAATTATTGCCCATTATATATAATTGGCTAGGGTTGTGATCCCATGGGCGAGCTGAACCCCAAAAATCCATCCTCAGCTTGGATTGCGGGCTTGGTCCTGCCAGTGGTCGTTTTCTTTCTCACATTTAGTTGTATTCCCATTCAAATTTCCATGAATTTAGCAGTTTCCATTTAAAACTGCTTTGgcctgtttttttgttgttggagGTTCTATATGcactttaaaatttctttatggACTGCAGGGCCTGTTGCAAAGTGAGGTTGAAGGTGTAGACAATGAAAATGTTGGCTTTTATGGGAGATGTGCACTTCATGCCAGGTACGCAGCAGATGAATGTGCATGTGATGCTTCCAACAATAAAACAGGTTGTGTCGGAGAAAAGGAAGAGAGTTGTGCTAGGACTGaggtattttttcttttctttctttctttgtgggTGTAGGTGGGTGTTCCACAGGACTCTTTTGACTCTCACTGACCTTTTTCCCTTCTGTCTGTCATTCAAGGGCTACAAGGGACGGAAACGAGATGGCTTTTGGCATAATCTTCATGGCCAATCAAGAGGGAAGGGTGGATGCCTTGTTCCCCAGGAGCAGCTTAATGCTTGGATGCACATTAATGGACAGAAGTCATGCACTGGGCTTTCTAAGTTGCCAATGTCAGATGTGGAGCATGATTGTCGGGTATGTTCCATCTGCTgacaaccaaattttttttttccagttatttcacctaaatttttttactgCATTAACATTCAGTTGGCATTTGAATCAAAACTGATTCATTCTGTTATCAAACCCATGTTGCTTCTTTCAATGATTAGCATGCAAGGCTCAGAAAATAGTATATATATGAAGTATGTGACGTTTCCAAGTTATTTGCACATTAGGGATGTACACAAGATGCTCATCCCTACAAAGGAGTTTTTGCAGTGAGCATGATCTtgctgatttttcatttttctcgaGTTAAAGTATACCATGTTATTCTGctaaacataaataatttttgcattacTGCAGTGCTAAAAATCTTACCCCTCACATTTGCATCACTGGGAATTATTTAATGGCCCATCCTCTAGTTTTCTCCCTTGCTTCCTCCTTTCTATATCTCTtctattctttcttctttacttGTTAATTGATCTTATATCATTTGGAGTTTTGCAACATTATTTGACAATTATGGTGCAACATATGTGATATTATATGTGTTATCCCCATGCTTGCAGAAAGAATATGCTCGTTATAAACAAGCTAAGggttggaaatatttgattgtttataAGTCTGGCATTCATGCCCTTGGACTTTACACATCCAGATTCATCTATCGCGGTGCAATGGTTTGACTCTTTACCCTTAAGTAATGGAACCCCACTCTTTCAATTGCACAACATGATGCATTGTGATGATTCTTAGGTGGTGGAGTATGTGGGTGAGATTGTTGGGCAACGTGTGGCTGATAAAAGAGAGTACGAGTATGGAAGAAAGCTGCAATACAAGAGTGCTTGCTACTTCTTCAGGATTGACAAAGAGCATATTATTGATGCAACACGTAAAGGGGGCATTGCTCGTTTTGTCAACCATTCTTGTCTGGTAAATGTCtagtttttgatatatatataatttttttttttttcatttctattgtTTGCTTTCtcttagattttcttttttaatttgcatgACCAGCCAAATTGTGTCGCCAAAGTGATTTCTGTGAGgaatgaaaagaaggtaaagcAAAATGCTGTTCTAGTATCATTCTTCATGATCATTATTTACTTGTATTAGCTTGGACAAGATGAGATTCTGAATTACACAATGAACTTAGCCACTTACATCCAAATCATACATTGTAAATTCATTACATTGTGCTCAGAAAACTTGGTATAGTTAGGGCACGAGCTTCACTGTTTATTTCTGGGTTTGCAGGTGGTTTTTTTCGCTGAGAGAGATATATATCCAGGAGAAGAGATAACATATGACTACCATTTTAACAATGAAGATGAAGGTAAGAAGATCCCTTGTTTTTGCAATTCAAAAAACTGCAGACGATATTTGAATTGATAATCAATTCTTCTTGTAAATACTACATTTTTCTAACCCCCTCAATCAAGCCAGTTGTTAATATCTAGCCTCCGAACATGAAAGCATTACCTTTCCCTGGTGGTCACCATGATAATCTACATAAAAGTATGTTATGTATGCTATGATAAGCATGGAGAGAGCAAGACATTCCTACCTGAACAGAGCATGACTTGTGGCCACTGACAAGTCTAGCTGCTGCAAAATTGGATGATGTGgaattttatggttttgaaaacGAAAGCAacattgttggttttttttttggttcatcaGGAGGTCCAGTGAGTCTGAGTTACACAATGAGAGGTAATCCTCCCTTGTTCCTAAATCCCACCCTATCCATTCCCATTTAGGATTTAAACTTCTATGCATGGTTTCCATTCAAAAGCTAACTCTTTTTATCTcccttatttttcatgttttggttCCGCCTTTTAAATCTGATTTGTCCCTCCTTGTATTTGAACTTAAACCAAGCTTTTTggttctgtttatttttacgttttaaaagtgtttttaaaaaaatttaaatttttattttatttttttctttgctttaaattaatatttttttagtgttttcagatcatcGATTTGCTGAtggcaaaaataattttaaaaaataaaaaaatattatttttatatgtttctaAGTGAAAAGTAACTGGAACCCACTCCCAATCAGGCATTTTCCCTACCAAACTTCTATGGTAACGCTCAAAGCTCAGCCATAATATACATGGTCCCTAGTTATCAATGGTGAGGAAAACGAGTGACCACAAGCCAGCCTTAACATTTATGGTGCTGGTGACCATGGATATCAAGAGCGGGTGCCTGCTTGGCCACTGTTCTGTAATGTAATTGAGACTTTTAACATTTATGGGAGTGTTAGAACAGCATTATTAACATTTATGGGCGAGTTCGAACAGCATTATTAACCAGTTGTCTTAGCAAATGTTTTGCTCCAAAATCCTGCGCATTGTTTCTGCTTTTGCCAACtgcatcaattaaaaatatgagcAATAGACGGAAGCAGGTGTTCCAGAGCCATTTTTAGAAGTAcaattttactgtttttttcccCCAC
It contains:
- the LOC133674425 gene encoding uncharacterized protein LOC133674425 → MDDSSWKVKCSSATLQQPLMATPSSTTPQEARNQLEVNSGQYFYPHAGHDLRSQGRGRMPDSMVSNNPNLSSYSGNCDLGNSFLALLSGPASFSPCDFHELPNPKQFSASSRVPSEDTGSLFNAFGSRAPLMSSRIPSENSSNQNQRNGANPVVSSKCASTSNSVLQHCLQGANFAMHSSDLAKAVIHYKVSDNEKVKDFSSLRGEWRSTNPANAVKLPDTNCQMPGKLALEPELSVSKNSSALSNQYPRVFCLGKSGELLLSSTGLLGILCSCHCFHMSVSKFCEHSGLWNVNPGVAVHMENGETVAQWRKLYFQKFGIRVPEDQSGWDWPEGLPLTASLVQSSVPLPLSKHSDCNHLVGSSEGLVRSGQPIDSVVFPKNPLTDHNLNQNPVFDVLDKQKRNGQGGNNFLGLAGTLLSNLHGVGNNTLHGVTDSTISRCTIMPTFVGKGPENGSQSISAYIDNIVKSGSFSTTNSALQNARTLFRCSDVSRAKDEKHCVIIDKDAASSSIELRLGQPNEQNWSSGNPVLSAVGPPSCNSLVNSHKPSTREQMIHYVTSCGGDGESRQGLPHVAGLLNSAREQDQLNYGRSAIKNTINVGKIENFKGQLAKSTVFLPFKHFNSPLEGNSYSRSTSNVVNSTEHIVHETLHSESHAVKYPGNVPLNGGNGLERQRTDPEFGFSRPRDKGKGVGCLTGNSFDESNLVSKMHNWKKNPSSFSEVINGNICAAFPMMHEKNHFPNHLSSIPLEASDAGSLSNYLDKVPSFGTVDRVFPGSLGSSMGSGQSFPSQAVPLGSGLTPAMLKQDGISASPYLLDDNLRLLAFRQILELSKQQHEMSPHGKNPEQDRCVKLQHSLFEPAASGLNRHETTFISKQNVSEVSMKSTQSTPTVKMGDDVAKFAHVTGLSNWCNFSTLTQGRPFYSQENDKHCQLSHGHLQNEQPSLRLGRNEHNITDSNEPESCCQIKQYFQTYCRCAAHTKCLGGKCGGGNHPNSFREPMRGVGGKIPALMASQIAKDNIIPRENTISLDHCGKLKGQAPKNISCTSQWKDVPSKKNNVCQGARVDQSAGNLDRRQHESGHLGDTAAKCSSGAVHVVDSFREQEISNISSGCSTPAVTQASNEVNKVDSSMAVTGIASCMKHLIVDEGSGIDKCWSSDDAVESDRSAGFCGSTCKTRLWKDGSSKVINNQSSRSLLDEVKLMDSLTWKRGRNQIQAEVTVLEKTNHPPEPERGFKTAKRKRETKPEMLDASRGTAGHAVQDKYPECDETANQRCLSKDAHIVSSGLEMPYTSRVSSIKPNSNGKSITSLSKPLSRKRDLQELYNGRDGEDEDGEELNDNASSCKIIEVSGRKKFRKSRTSDGCAQSQTLEPTCAVGEKTMRCAPVSHLKVSLSQQSSVCYRKPRPVVCGKYGEISNGEMVGDLPKPAKIVSLDTILGTAKKCTPPKNKKPTITSVRELKKTGFGSTNACRSSHMKKESEGNDASGFDEMIFCNSVKERETASVGQDKHFADELLVLKEGNSKTEGGCGILGSSAHTQSKPKFKEIRRRSLNELTLKGMSSCSVKISHKNILKCGQNMKDGKIIKSSEDSNCRTHESGEVNAKRNILEREHLSATDSDSFCCVCGSSNKDEVNCLLECGQCLIKVHQACYGISRVPKGHWYCRPCRTGAKNTVCVLCGYGGGALTQALRSHAIAKSLLKAWSFETESRPKNSDSSAVTLQDEFSKLHASGFVHGNNSYPVLRPENIESSTPSVWSIDMQKQLNNLRNSLSCVGNLKVHNSITAGVLDSTVKQWVHMVCGLWTPGTRCPNVDTMSAFDVSGASHPRANTVCSMCNRPGGSCIQCRVANCSVQFHPWCAHQKGLLQSEVEGVDNENVGFYGRCALHARYAADECACDASNNKTGCVGEKEESCARTEGYKGRKRDGFWHNLHGQSRGKGGCLVPQEQLNAWMHINGQKSCTGLSKLPMSDVEHDCRKEYARYKQAKGWKYLIVYKSGIHALGLYTSRFIYRGAMVVEYVGEIVGQRVADKREYEYGRKLQYKSACYFFRIDKEHIIDATRKGGIARFVNHSCLPNCVAKVISVRNEKKVVFFAERDIYPGEEITYDYHFNNEDEGKKIPCFCNSKNCRRYLN